A genome region from Cognatishimia activa includes the following:
- a CDS encoding TRAP transporter substrate-binding protein, producing MKNIVAAATASIALMAGNAQSQEVLEMTSAFGQNLPILGTAAVDFTKNINSISNDVEFEHYDPGKLVPTLEALDAVSNGSVDAAYATSGYWQGKINAASLFAAVPFGPEAGEFLGWVLYDDGAKYWQQMYDDNGYNVVAMPCGIIAPETSGWFKNEINTVADLEGLNMRFFGLGAKAMQKLGVSTSLLGASDIFPALERGAIDATEFSMPRIDARLGFHKIAKYNYFPGWHQPATLFELLVNRDRWDELEETAQNQIRTACLATITMTYAEGEATNYAAMVDNVENNGVTIKRWPDEILNAFEGAWDEVVAELAADDPFFQEVWADLQEYRAGYETWSAIYLPRN from the coding sequence ATGAAAAATATCGTTGCCGCAGCAACGGCCAGCATCGCATTGATGGCTGGAAACGCGCAGTCTCAGGAAGTTCTCGAGATGACTTCCGCTTTTGGTCAAAACCTGCCGATCCTCGGAACGGCCGCCGTAGACTTCACGAAAAACATCAACTCTATCTCTAACGACGTTGAGTTCGAGCATTACGATCCCGGCAAGCTGGTTCCGACTCTCGAAGCACTCGACGCGGTATCAAACGGTTCTGTTGACGCCGCTTATGCAACGTCTGGCTATTGGCAAGGCAAAATCAATGCCGCTTCCTTGTTTGCGGCCGTGCCATTCGGTCCTGAAGCTGGCGAATTCCTCGGCTGGGTCCTGTACGATGACGGTGCGAAGTACTGGCAGCAGATGTATGACGACAATGGCTACAACGTTGTTGCAATGCCTTGCGGAATCATCGCACCAGAAACCTCTGGTTGGTTCAAAAACGAGATTAACACTGTTGCTGACCTCGAAGGTCTGAACATGCGTTTCTTCGGCCTGGGCGCAAAAGCAATGCAGAAACTGGGCGTTTCCACGTCGCTGCTGGGTGCCTCAGATATTTTCCCCGCTCTGGAGCGCGGCGCGATCGACGCGACTGAATTCTCGATGCCTCGGATCGATGCTCGACTGGGTTTCCACAAAATCGCGAAGTACAACTACTTCCCAGGCTGGCACCAGCCGGCAACCCTGTTTGAACTGCTGGTCAACCGCGACCGTTGGGATGAACTGGAAGAAACTGCACAGAACCAGATCCGCACCGCATGCCTGGCCACCATCACTATGACCTATGCCGAAGGTGAGGCCACCAACTACGCTGCGATGGTCGATAATGTGGAAAACAACGGTGTGACCATCAAGCGTTGGCCAGATGAAATTCTGAATGCCTTTGAGGGTGCATGGGACGAGGTCGTCGCCGAATTGGCTGCGGATGATCCTTTCTTCCAAGAAGTTTGGGCTGACCTGCAGGAATACCGCGCAGGCTATGAAACCTGGTCCGCAATCTATCTGCCCCGCAACTAA
- a CDS encoding FadR/GntR family transcriptional regulator has product MEQQNTNQSLFDRVGHESLADAVVRQVEDLIASGILKQGKRLPSERELSEALGVSRPKLREALQILEDRGLVVTRHGEGTFVSALTGQAMLPALISLYGRHEPAFMDYLEYRREQEGFAARLAADRATSADKERITDILEKMVTAFEAGDNEASRQADFALHAAIVDASQNATLIHMMASIFELTQQSVFYNRDFLRTIDGTGQILLDQHLELGNAVIEGEPARAKRAAEEHIDFVEKSFRVGLERQRREVMSNKRRLLSS; this is encoded by the coding sequence ATGGAACAACAGAACACGAACCAATCTCTTTTCGATCGGGTCGGTCACGAATCATTGGCGGACGCGGTCGTTAGGCAGGTTGAAGACCTGATAGCGTCTGGAATTCTCAAACAAGGCAAGCGATTGCCATCGGAACGAGAGCTTTCTGAAGCTTTGGGAGTGTCTCGGCCAAAGCTCAGGGAAGCCCTGCAAATTCTTGAAGATCGTGGTCTTGTTGTAACTCGCCATGGCGAGGGTACTTTCGTCTCTGCCCTGACGGGCCAAGCCATGTTGCCGGCCTTGATTTCCCTGTATGGTCGACATGAACCTGCGTTCATGGACTACCTGGAGTATCGCCGTGAACAGGAGGGGTTCGCTGCACGCCTCGCGGCAGATCGCGCGACCAGTGCGGACAAAGAGCGCATAACGGACATACTAGAGAAAATGGTCACGGCTTTTGAGGCGGGAGACAATGAGGCCTCTCGTCAAGCAGACTTCGCGTTGCACGCGGCGATCGTCGACGCCAGCCAAAACGCGACGCTCATTCACATGATGGCTTCGATTTTTGAGCTGACTCAACAAAGTGTTTTCTACAATCGCGATTTTCTGCGCACGATAGACGGCACTGGGCAGATCCTGCTAGACCAACACCTTGAACTGGGTAACGCCGTTATAGAAGGTGAACCTGCACGCGCTAAAAGGGCAGCCGAGGAACATATCGATTTCGTAGAAAAGTCTTTCAGAGTAGGACTTGAGCGCCAACGCCGCGAGGTGATGTCCAACAAACGGAGGCTGTTGTCCTCTTGA
- a CDS encoding invasion associated locus B family protein: MENKMNRVVFALSAIFSFTFGNGLAAQEESAWRTFCTSEARNAPAICVMEQTITLQETGQQFASMRVVSDGKQTPNLILNLPLGVSIQQGVFLKIDELSAQNIPLTTCESDGCFASKSLSETLGASLRAGSVAVASFQNLATQEITVEFSLVGFTAALERLR, translated from the coding sequence GTGGAGAATAAAATGAATCGAGTAGTGTTTGCCTTGTCGGCGATCTTTTCCTTTACCTTTGGAAACGGGCTTGCCGCCCAAGAGGAAAGTGCTTGGCGGACATTTTGCACCAGCGAAGCACGTAATGCGCCTGCAATTTGCGTCATGGAGCAAACGATCACGCTGCAAGAGACGGGTCAACAGTTTGCGAGTATGAGAGTCGTTTCAGACGGCAAGCAAACCCCCAACCTTATCCTGAATCTTCCTCTTGGTGTGTCGATCCAACAGGGCGTTTTTCTGAAAATTGACGAACTGAGCGCACAGAACATCCCCTTGACGACATGTGAGTCAGATGGGTGTTTTGCAAGTAAATCCCTGAGTGAAACATTGGGTGCGTCGCTGCGTGCCGGGTCAGTGGCTGTCGCCAGCTTTCAAAACCTCGCGACGCAAGAAATTACAGTAGAGTTTTCTCTTGTCGGGTTCACCGCAGCACTTGAAAGGCTGCGGTAA